Proteins encoded within one genomic window of Columba livia isolate bColLiv1 breed racing homer chromosome 1, bColLiv1.pat.W.v2, whole genome shotgun sequence:
- the PDXP gene encoding chronophin — MATCRRLSGAGLREVLGPAEGLLFDCDGVLWAGERAVPGAPELLERLRRGGKTALFVSNNSRRSVAELERRFSRLGFRGVRAEHVFSSALCSALFLRQRLLGGGESGNGAGRVFVLGGEGLRGEVRGAGLRLAGEGEPAPGAAEPVRAVLVGYDDQFTFGKLAQACGYLRDPQCLLVATDPDPWHPLSDGQRTPGTGSLTAAVETASGRKALVVGKPNTYMFDCIVERFGIDPSRTLMVGDRLETDILFGKNCGLSTILTLTGVSRLEEAQAYMASDSAAAKDLVPNYYVDSIADLIPGLDE; from the exons ATGGCGACCTGCCGGCGGCTGAGCggcgcggggctgcgggaggTGCTGGGCCCGGCCGAGGGGCTGCTCTTCGACTGCGACGGCGTGCTGTGGGCGGGCGAGCGCGCCGTGCCCGGCGCCCCCGAGCTGCTGGAGCGCCTGCGGCGCGGCGGCAAGACCGCCCTGTTCGTCAGCAACAACAGCCGCCGCTCCGTGGCCGAGCTGGAGCGGCGCTTCAGCCGCCTGGGCTTCCGCGGCGTCCGCGCCGAGCACGTCTTCAGCTCCGCGCTCTGCTCCGCGCTCTTCCTGCGCCAGCGCCTCCTCGGCGGCGGGGAGAGCGGGAACGGCGCGGGCCGCGTCTTCGTGCTGGGCGGTGAGGGGCTCCGCGGCGAGGTGCGCGGCGCCGGCCTGCGCCTGGCGGGCGAGGGCGAGCCGGCCCCCGGCGCAGCCGAACCGGTGCGGGCCGTGCTGGTGGGCTACGATGACCAGTTCACCTTCGGCAAGCTGGCGCAGGCTTGCGGCTACCTGCGCGACCCGCAGTGCCTCTTGGTGGCCACCGACCCTGACCCCTGGCACCCGCTCAGCGACGGGCAGCGCACCCCTG GGACTGGCAGCCTCACAGCTGCAGTGGAAACCGCTTCGGGCCGCAAGGCGCTGGTGGTGGGGAAGCCGAACACCTACATGTTTGATTGCATCGTGGAGCGCTTTGGCATTGACCCGTCCCGCACGCTCATGGTGGGAGACCGTCTGGAGACAGATATCCTCTTCGGCAAGAACTGCGGCCTCTCCACCATCCTCACCCTGACAGGTGTCTCCCGCCTGGAAGAGGCGCAGGCCTACATGGCCAGCGACAGCGCTGCTGCCAAGGATCTGGTGCCCAATTACTATGTGGACAGTATTGCAGACTTGATACCGGGCCTGGATGAGTAG